GGCCTCGTGCTGATCGGCGCTCTCGTCGTCGTCAGCGGGTTCGCGGCCCTCGACTGGATGCGCCCGGAAGCGGACCGCACGCACCTCGGCAGGTTCGTGGACACCGTGCTCGACGGCGGGCTCCTCGACGTGATCGTGCGCAAGCTCGAGGCCAACTTCAAGACCCTGCGCAACCCGCTCGCCCTCGTGGGGATCGCGGGCATCGCGGTCATCGGTCTCGTCCTGGGCCGTCCGCTGCACGACGCGACGCGCTCTGACGACAGCTCCCGCTACCGCTGGCTGACCGACGGCGCCCCGCTCAAGCAGATCAACAACGACGCGCCCATGTTCGGTCCAGGCGTCCTGTGCGTGACGATCGCCCTCGTCATCGGCACGTTCGTCAACGACTCGGGGATCGTCGTCCTCGCCGTCGGCATGTCCGTCCTCGTCCCGCTCGTCGCGGCCACGTACGCCAGCTGGATGCTCACGCTGCGCAAGTCCCGGATGCTCGCTGCCCGCGCCGTGACGGAGCAGCCGGGATAGGTTCGTGCACTTCCGCACCCCCATCGGAAGGACGTCCCCTTGGCGATCTACGGATTTCACGCCTCGCACGAGCAGGTCCACCCGCGTCAGCTCCTCGACGCGGTCAAGCACGCAGAGTCCGCCGGCTTCGACGCCGCTATGTGCTCCGACCACTTCGCTCCCTGGAGCGAACGACAAGGCCAGTCCGGGTTCGCCTGGTCGTGGCTCGGCGCAGCCCTCGAAGCCACCAACCTCAAGCTGGGCGTCGTCAACGCACCCGGCCAGCGCTACCACCCGGCGATCGTCGCCCAGGCTGCCGCGACCCTGTCAGCGATGTACCCCGGCCGCTTCTGGGCCGCGCTCGGCTCTGGAGAAAACTCCAACGAGCACATCACCGGTGACGCATGGCCCCGCAAAGACGTCCGCAACGCACGGCTCCTCGAGTGCGTCGACGTCATGCGCGACCTCTTCGCCGGCGAGGAGGTCACCCGCGACGGTCTCGTGACCGTCGACCGCGCCCGCCTGTGGACCCGGCCCGAGACACCCCCTCCCCTCATCGGGGCGGCAGTGAGCGTCGAGACCGCCCGGTGGGTCGCCGGGTGGGCTGACGGCCTCGCGACGATCGCCCAGCCCCGCGAAAAGCTCCAGGAGATGATCTCCGCATACCGCGATGCCGACGGGCGCGGAGACCTCATCCTCCAGGTGCACGTCAGCTATGCCCCCACCGACGAGGAAGCCCTCGCGATCGCGCACGACCAGTGGCGCACCAACGTGTTCTCGCCCCCGCTGTGCTGGGACATCGACACGCCCGCGGCCTTCGACGAGGCCGCCAAGCACGTCCAGCCCGAGCACCTGCACGACTCTGTGCTCGTCTCGAGCGACCCCGACTTCTTCGTCGACCGCATCGGCGAGCTCCAGAGCCTCGGCTTCGACGAGGTCTACCTCCATCACGTCGGCGTCGAGCAGACGCCCTTCATCGACACGTTCGGGACAGAGGTCTTGCCGCAGCTCCGTGCGAGCAGCGCCTCGGCTGCCGCTCCCCGTGCACGCACGGAAGAGAGCTGAGCCCGGCCATGCGCATGACCGACACCTCCGACCTCTGGTGGAAGACCGCAGTCGTCTACTGCCTCGACGTCGAGACCTTCATGGACTGGAACGACGACGGGATCGGCGACCTCGAAGGCCTCGCCCAACGCATGGACCACCTCGCCGAGCTCGGCATCACGTGCCTGTGGCTCATGCCGTTCTACCCGACACCCGACCGTGACGACGGCTATGACATCACCGACTTCTACGGCGTCGACCCGCGACTGGGTCACCACGGCGACCTCGTCGAGATCATCCGCACGGCCCACGACCGAGGGATGCGCGTCATCGTCGACCTCGTCGTCAACCACACGTCCGACAAGCACCCGTGGTTCAGGTCCGCCCGCGCCTCCAAGACGTCCCCGTACCGCAGCTTCTACATCTGGCGCGACGAACCGCCCGCGGACCCAGCCCCCACGGTGTTCCCCGGCGAAGAGACCGGCGTGTGGCAGCTCGACGAGAAGACGAACCAGTACTACCTCCACAGCTTCTACAAGCACCAGCCCGACCTCAACGTCGAGAACCCGCGCGTGCGCGAGGAGATCGCCAAGGTCATGGGATTCTGGCTCGAGCTCGGCATCAGCGGGTTCCGCGTCGACGCGGTGCCGTTCCTCATCGAGCCGTCCGTCGCCGCGGAGCAGCGCGGCGAAGAGTACGGCGACCCCCACGACTACCTGCGGTCCCTGCGCGCGTTCCTCGGGCGTCGCACCGGCGACGGCATCCTTCTCGGCGAGGTCAACCTGCCGCACGCGGAACAGGTCGAGTACTTCGGCGGTGACGACGGGAACGAGCTCACCATGCAGTTCGACTTCGTGTCGATGCAGGCGCTCTACCTGTCGCTCGCCCGGTCCGACGCACGCCCGCTCGCTACCGCCCTCGCGGGGCGGCCCCCGGTGAGCCGGGGGTCGCAGTGGGCCAACTTCCTTCGCAACCACGACGAGGTGACGCTCGACAAGCTGAGCGAGGACGAGCGCCAGGAGGTCTTCGACGCGTTCGCCCCAGACGAGCAGCAGCGCGTCTTCGACCGGGGCATCACACGGCGGCTGCCGACCATGCTCGACGGCGACCCGCGCCGGATCCGCATGGCGTACAGCCTCATGTTCTCCATGCCCGGCACCCCGGTCCTGTTCTACGGCGAGGAGATCGGGATGGGTGAGAACCTCGACGCGGGCGGGCGCGAGTCTGTGCGGACACCCATGCAGTGGACGTCTGGCAAGAACGGCGGCTTCTCGACCGCGGCACCGTCGCGTCTCCCCGCACCCGTGGTCGACGACGGCTTCAGCCCCGAGCACGTCAACGTCGCGGACCAGCGCAACGACCCGGACTCGCTCCTGCACTTCATGCGGGTCCTCGTGCGCCGCTATCGAGACTCCACAGAGATCGGCTGGGGTGACCTCACCGTGCTCGACCAGCCCGAGAGCTCGGTGCTCGCGCACTGTGTCACCGGTGCCCAGGGGCAGATGATCGCGGTGCACAACTTCGCCTCGCACGCCGTCTCCGTGCCGATCACGGTCCCGAGGCTCGACAGCGACGGCTCGAGCGACACCAGCGACGCGGTCGGCGCACGGCTGGTCGACCTGCTCGAGTCGGGCGAGACCGAGGTTGCGGCCGACGGGACCGCCGAGCTCGCGGTCAGCGGCTACGGCTACCGGTGGTTGCGTGTCGTCCGGAGCGGCGACAAGCGCCTCACCTGAGCCTGCTGGGCTCGGCGGGACGTCCGCCGGGCTCAGCAGTGCCCCGACGACCGGCGACGCCGGAGAACGGCAGGCTAGCGAGGAGCGCGAGGGGGCTTGGACGTCGATTCCCGGACAGCCTTGCCGACCGCCCGCACCCGGCGGGCGTTGACGGCGAGCACGACGTCGCGGTACTGGCTCGCGCGGTGCATCTGCCCGCGAAAATCGGTGCCCGAGGGCCGGTGGCGCAGGTCGCACGGCACCTCGACCGCGACGTACCCGAGCCGTAGCAGGTCGATCGTCAGACCGGTCTCGACGCCCCACCCGCGTGCGAGCGGGGTCGCGGCCTCGAACGCCTCACGCGTCATGCAGCGCATCCCGGACAAGGGCTGGGTCGGTGTCCAGCCGGTCATCGCGGAGATCGCCCGCCGGGCGGCCCCGACCACGATGCCGCGCCCGCCCGCTCCCGCCTGCGGGGGCAGGAGCGCGATCGACATGTCGGCCCGCCCTTCGAAGACGGGCAGGATGAGCGGCGCCGTGTTCACGGCCGTCTCGGCGAGGTCGCCGTCGATGAAGAGGAGCAGGCGTGGTGGTCGGCCGGGCGCGTCGCGCATCGCGACGACGGCAGCCCCGGTCTCCATCGCCGAGGCCTTGCCCCGGTTGTGCGAGTGACGGACGACGACGGCGCCTGCGTCGCGCGCCACGTCCTGGGTGTTGTCCTCGCTGCCGTCGTCGACCACGAGGACGAGGTCCACGCGAGGGATCGCCTTGGCTGCACGGACGGTCGCAGCGATCCGGCGCGACTCGTCCTTCGCCGGGATGATCACGGCGACCCGCTGACGGGTCGCGGCACGCCCGCTGAGGTTCGAAGACACCGACTTGGCGCGCCGGGCTGACACCTGGTCGTCGCCCCCGTGCGCGCGCTCGTCGACGCCGTCGACCGTCGGTCGGTCAGACGACACGCCAGGTGCAGGCTGTGCGCCAGCTGCGGACTGCGGATCACCACTCACGAGGCCAACCCTAGTGGTCCTGTGGACCTGGCACGCGCCGGAGAGCCCGACTCGCCCTCAGCGCAGCGTGACCTGGCGGGAGACGATCCCCGCGCGGGCGCGACGCTCGTTGGCGTCGAGCGGCTCTGTGCTCTCGAGCTCTGCAGAAAAGAGCGGCCAGAACGCTGCGACGGACTCCTCGATGTCTTCAGCCTCAGACCCCTTCGGGAGCTCCCAGACGGGGATGACGATCCCGGACGAGCGGAACGCCCCGAGGAACTTCGACCCGCCGAAGCCCGAGGCGCGGCGGGCGTGCAGCCGCGCGACCGCGTCGATGACGGTGTCCTCGCTGACCGGCATGGACCAGCGCAGGTACTCGCGGGCTCCCATGCGGCACCAGTAGGCGCTGTCGACCGAGGAGAGCTTGCGGGTCTCGATGATCGTCGAGCTCGCCTCGTCGAGGGACTCCCGGATCTCCGCGGTGACCTCTTCGGCAGGGTCCATCCAGTACTCGAACGTGTCGTGGACCGTGACGTCGAACGGGACGGTCGGGTCGAGGATGTCCTGGAGGCGCGGTCCTGGCTCGGGGAGCGTGATCTGCGCGATGGAGCTGCCCGGTTCGAGCGCGATCGCGTCGAGGACGGTCTGCGCGAGGTCGCGGCTCGCGTCGCCGGAGCCTGCGTGCGTCTGGAGCGCGACGAAGATCTCGCCGTCGGCGCGGTGCAGCGCGGCCCACGCGCCCGGGAGGACCGTGGTGAACGTGATGTCGCGTGCGCCGTGCTCGGCCGTGGTCCGGGCCGTCGCGGTCGCGGCGGGCACCACCTCACGCATCGCGACGAGGTCGGGCTCTCCCGTGACGCCCTCGAAGGGACGCAGCACAAACTCAGGTGACGTGTTCTTGGCCATGCAGGAAGCCTACCTGCCGCGGTCCGGCGTCCGGGCAGCGGCAAGCAGGCTGTGGACTAGCAGCCTGCGGAGTCGTACACGCAGAGGAGCCCCCACGCGGCCTGGCTCGACGCGACCGCGTCCCCGCGCGACCTCGCGATGCTCGCCTCGCCCCCGAGGTGGCCCACGAGCGTGACGGCGTTCCCTCGACGGGTCGTCACGACGTAGTAGCCCAGAGCGTCGTCCACGCTGCCGGTCATGGACGTCCCGTAGTAGTCGACGGCCAGGCCGGTGCCCTGCGCCCCGACCGCCACCTTCTCCGCCACGTACGCCGTCTGGCCGTCAGCGTCCGTCGGTGTGCAGGCCGACATGACCTCGGCGAGCCGCTGAGCCTCGGCGACCGCCGCGTCTGCGTCCTCGAAGACAGCGAGCTGCTGGGTCTCGACCGTCGACTCGAACGCACCGTCGCCGTAGGTCACCCCGCGCGAGACGACGGCTGTGGACGGGCCGTCGGCGGCGCACGACTCTGGGAGCGCCCAGACGTCGACCGACTCGGTGACGACCGGCTCGACACCCTCAGCCCCGAAGGCTGCGCCCGAGAGCATCGCCTCGGGCGACAGCGTCGTGGTGAACTGCACCTCCGACGAGGCCACCGAGGATGGGTCTGGCATCGGTTCTAGCGTCAGCTCGGCGGTCGGAGCCGTCGAGGTGACCTCGGGCTCGTCCGCTGGGGCGCTGCTGCATCCCGCCAGGGCGAGCATTACCACGACGAGAGCGGAACCGCGCAGCGAGATTCTCATAGAGGAAGAGTGCCAGCCCGGAGCCCTGTGCCCAAGGCGAGCCCGCACCAAGGCACCGACCGGCGTCGGGACGGGCACCTGCTGGCCACCCGGGAATGTCCGGATATCTGACGATGGGGCGTCGCACTGACGAACAGGCGGTCCGCGTGTCAAGATCGACGCATGGACCCCCGCGCAGGCACTCTCGCCCAGGCTCAAGACCTCATCGACGTGGACGCCGTGGTCGGTGCGTACTACGACCTCGTTCCCGACGTCGACGACCCGTCGCAGAAGGTGGTGTTCGGCACGTCCGGCCATCGAGGCTCGAGCCTCGACCACGCCTTCAACGAGGCCCACATCATCGCGACGACCGCCGCGATCGTCGAGTACCGCCGCAACCACGGCACGGACGGGCCGCTCTTCATCGGGCGCGACACCCACGCGCTGTCGCTGCCCGCGTGGCAGACCGCCGTCGAGGTGCTCGCCGCCGCCGGCGTCCAGACGTACATCGACGCCCGCGACTCCTTCACACCCACCCCTGCCGTGTCCCAGGCGATCCTCCTGCACAACGGCTCCGCGACCCTCGAGGGTGTGCGCACCACGGGCCCCGGGCTCGCCGACGGGATCGTCGTCACCCCGTCGCACAACCCGCCGCGCGACGGCGGCTTCAAGTACAACCCGCCGCACGGCGGTCCCGCAGACTCCGACGCGACGAGCTGGATCGCCGACCGTGCCAACGAGATCCTGCGCAGCGGCGTCGGCCAGGTCCGCCGGACACCGCTCGAGCAGGCCGTCGCTGCGGACACCACGCACCGGCACGACTTCATGGTCGCGTACGTCGACGACCTCGCGACGGTGCTCGACATGGACGCCATCCGCTCGGCGGGCGTCCGGATCGGAGCCGACCCGCTCGGTGGCGCGTCCGTCGAGTACTGGGGCGCGATCGGCGAGCGCTACGGGCTCGACCTCACCGTGGTCAACCCGCAGGTCGACCCGCGGTGGGCGTTCATGACGCTCGACTGGGACGCGAAGATCCGCATGGACTGCTCGTCCCCGTACGCGATGGCGTCCCTCGTCGAGACGATGAAGGGCGACGCGCCGTACGACATCGCGACCGGCAACGACGCCGACTCCGACCGTCACGGGATCGTCACCCCCGACGCGGGCCTCATGAACCCGAACCACTACCTCGCCGTCGCGATCAGCTACCTGTACGGCGGTGCGCGTCCTGACTGGTCCCCCGAGGCTGGAATCGGCAAGACGCTCGTGTCGTCTGCGCTCATCGACCGGGTCGCCACCGGCCTGGGGCGTCGTCTCGACGAGGTCCCCGTCGGTTTCAAGTGGTTCGTCCCCGGCCTGCTCGACGGCAGCGTCGGCTTCGGCGGCGAAGAGTCGGCGGGTGCGTCGTTCCTGCGCAAGAGCGGCGGGGTGTGGACCACGGACAAGGATGGTCTGCTGCTCGCGCTCCTCGCCTCCGAGATCCTCGCGACGACCGGGAAGTCGCCGTCGGAGCACCACGCGGCGCTCGTCGACAGCTACGGACAGTCTTGGTACGCGCGCGTCGACGCACCCGCGACCCTCGAGGAGAAGTCCACGCTCGCGAAGCTCGCTCCCGAGCAGGTCACGGCGTCCACGCTCGCGGGCGAGGACATCACGGCCAAGCTCACGACCGCGCCGGGCAACGGTGCGTCGATCGGCGGGCTCAAGGTGACCACGAAGAACGCCTGGTTCGCGGCCCGCCCGTCCGGCACGGAGAACGTCTACAAGATCTATGCGGAGTCGTTCGTCAGCGAGGCGCACCTGGCCGAGGTCCAGGACGCGGCGCGTGCACTCGTCACCGAGGCGCTGTCGTCCTGATCTCGTACATTCGAAGGAGAGACTCTTCTTGTCCGGGTGACATTTATCCCCGTGCATGGGGAGAATTCCACGGGTAGTTCGTACCATGCGTCTGGCGGTCATCACGACTTTCTTCGGGATAGTCTCGAAAACAAGTCACTACCGACAATCTCCGAGACGGATCGAGACCTCCACCATGCGAATCTCCCGCGGGATCGCCACCCTGTCCATCGCCACCCTCGCCCTCGTCGGCGTGAGCTCCTGCTCGAGCGACGAGCCCGAGGAGACGGCCACGACCGCAGAGGAGACCGACGCTCCTGAGGCCGACGAGGCGGAGCCCGAGACCGCGGAACCAGAGGAGGACGCCTCCGACGAGCCTGCCGGATCGGGCTCCACCGCGAGCTGGGCGAAGCCCGTCACGACACCGGGAACGCTCTTGACGACGGTCACGTCGGACCAGTTCACGCTCGACGTCTACCAGGTCGGTGTGACCCAGGCGACGAAGACCGGCCAGTTCGCCGACGCTGACGGGAACCCGATCATCACCGAGGGTTCCGACATCGTGTTCGTGAACTACATCGTGACGAACACGTCGGGCGAGACCATCCCGATCGGCGCGAGCCTCGTCGACGTCTCGGCCCGGTACGCCGACTGGCCGTACATGCAGGGCATGGACTCGATCGTCGACAACGCGCTCTTCGAGGAGCAGGAGGTCAACTCGTCGGGCGCCGCGACCGACTCCTACGTCGACCCGTACGTCCTGCAGTGGGAGCCCGGCACCCAGTTCTCCTACGGGGAGAACTTTCTCTACCAGGCGGGTTCACCCATCACGTTCGACGTGACGATGGTCCCGGTCGACGACGAGGGCGACCTCGTGCACGACGAGAAGGTCGAGGTCACCGCAGACACCGCGATCGAATGATGTAGCTGTCGATCGCCTTCAGGGCAGCAGGTCCTGATATTCGGGGTGCCTCTCGACAAATTCGCGGACGAATGCGCACTCCGGAATAACGACCATCTTTTTTGTTCGGGCGTCGTCGAGCGCGGCACGGGCCAGGGCTGATCCGATGCCCTGGCCCTCGTGCTCCGGCTGGACGACCGTGTGCGTCATGACGATGGTGTCCTTGCCGTGGTGCGCGGTCGTCGCGACCGGGTCGTACGCGAGATAGCCGGCGACGTTCCCGTCGTCGGTGAGGACCTCGAACCGGTGCTCCTGTGCGTCGTGCGTCACTGTGAGCCTGTCGTCGCTGCTGCTGCTCGTAGACATATCCCCATGATGCGCTCGTAGCCCTCGTCGTGCTGCTCGACGACACAGGAGCACCCGTCCACCAAATGAGACACTTGCGGGGTGCTCGACCCCGCCGCCGCCTCAGACGCCCCCACCGCCCAGAAGCCCTCCCGCAACCCGTACGCGGCGATCCTCGCGATCCCCGGCGCCAAGAGATTCTCCGGAGCGGGTGCGCTCGCTCGGCTGCCGATGTCGATGGTCGGGATCAGCATCCTGCTCATGCTCCAGGGGATCCATGGGTCATACACCCTCGGGAGCCGGGTGAGCGCCGTCTACATCGTCGCGCAGGCGATCTTCTCCCCGCAGCTCGCACGGCTGGTCGACCGGCACGGGCAGTCGCGCGTCATGCGGCCGATGGTCGTCGTCACGACCGTCTCGCTCGTCGCGCTCGTCGTGTGCGCCGTCACGCGTGCACCGGAGGTGACGCTCTACGTCTTCGCGGTCCTCGTCGGCGGGACCATCGGCTCGGTCGGGTCCATGGTGCGGGCGCGGTGGTCCTACCTCCTGGACGACAAGCGCAAGCTCCACAGCGCCTACTCCTTCGAGGCGGCGGTCGACGAGCTCTGCTTCGTCATCGGCCCCATGCTCGCGACCATCCTCGCGACGAGCGTCGCGCCCGCGGCCGGTCTCATGGTCCCGATCCTCGCCGTGTCGATCGGTGGCGCGTGGTTCTTGTCGTCGCGGGCGACCGAGCCTCCGCCCTCTCCCCGGGTCGCCGGCGTCCACCAGCGGTCCGTGCTCCTCAACGCCGGCATGATCGCCGTGATCGTCGTGTTCGTCGGGATGGGCACGATCTTCGGCTCCGTCGACGTCGCGACGATCGCGTTCGCTGAAGAAGCCGGCCACGAGCCGCTCGCGGGCGTGCTCCTCGGCATCTTCGCCGCGGGATCTCTGGTGTCTGGTCTCGCGTACGGGGCGAGGCAGTGGCTCTCGCCGCTGTGGTTGCGGTTCGTCATCGGCATGATCCTGCTGGCCGGGAGCGTGAGCCTCTTCCTGTTCGTCACGACCCTGCCGGTGCTCGCCGGCGTCATGTTCCTCGCCGGCTTCGGGATCGCCCCCACGCTCATCAACGGCAACAACCTCGTCCAGATCCTCGTCCCCCCGGCACAGCTCACAGAAGGGCTCACCTGGGTCGGTACGGCCCTCGCCGCGGGCGTCTCCTTGGGAATGACCGTCGGCGGCCAGCGGATCGACGGCGGCGGCGCGCACGCAGGCTTCCAGGTGGTCATGCTCGCCGGAGCCCTCTCGGCCCTCACGACGCTCGTCTTCCTCCCGGTGCTGCGGCGGCGCGGCCAGGAGTCGCGGATCGTCGAGGCCATCGACCCGATCGCCTAGGACCTCAGGAGGTCGAGCGCCTCCGCCTGAACAGGCGTGCACCACGGAACCGACGCACGATGGACGAGCACCTCCGTCGTCTCCGAAAGGACCACCGTGGCCAAGAAGGCTCGCAACCAGACCGTCGCCGACCTCCTCGTCGCGCAGATCATCGAGGCTGGTGCCAAGCGCATCTACGGGATCGTGGGCGACAGCCTCAACCCGGTCGTCGATGCCGTGCGCCGCGCCGCCCACGACGGCGCGGACATCGCCTGGGTGCACGTCCGTCATGAGGAGGCCGCCGCCTTCGCTGCTGCTGCGGAGGCCGAGGTGACCGGCAACCTCGCCGTCTGCGCCGGGTCCTGCGGCCCGGGGAACCTCCACCTCATCAACGGCCTCTACGACGCGAACCGCTCGAAGGTGCCCGTCCTCGCCATCGCGAGCCAGATCCCGACGACGCAGATCGGGACCCAGTTCTTCCAGGAGACGCACCCGGACCGGCTCTTCAACGAGTGCTCGGTCTACTCCGAGCTGATCTCCTCGCACGAGCAGGCGCCCCGCGTCATCAGCTCGGCGATCCACCACGCGTACGGCGCGCCGGGCGTCGCGGTCCTCACGCTCCCGGGCGACGTCGCCGACCACGACGCCCCGCCGGCGCTCGTCGACGTCTCGACGCGCCCGCCTCGCCCGCGCGTCGTCCCGGACCCGGAGTCGCTGCGCCAGCTCGCTGACGCGATCAACAGCGCGAAGAAGGTCACCTTCTTCGCCGGCGTGGGCGTGCGTGGCGCGCACGACGACGTCATCGCCCTGGCTGACAAGATCGCTGCACCCGTCGGCCACTCGCTGCGCGGCAAGGAGTGGATCCAGTACGACAACCCGTTCGACGTCGGCATGTCCGGTCTCCTCGGCTACGGCGCCTGCCACGACGCGATGCACGAGGCCGACCTGCTCGTGCTCCTGGGCACCGACTTCCCGTACGACCAGTTCCTGCCCGAGAAGGTCCGCACCGCGCAGGTCGACACCAACCCGACGCACCTCGGCCGGCGCACGCGTCTCGACGTCGCGGTCGTCGCAGACGTCGGTGAGACCGTCCGGGCGCTCCTGCCGCTCGTCGAGAAGGCTCGCTCGCGGAAGTTCC
This sequence is a window from Sanguibacter antarcticus. Protein-coding genes within it:
- a CDS encoding DUF5926 family protein, giving the protein MAKNTSPEFVLRPFEGVTGEPDLVAMREVVPAATATARTTAEHGARDITFTTVLPGAWAALHRADGEIFVALQTHAGSGDASRDLAQTVLDAIALEPGSSIAQITLPEPGPRLQDILDPTVPFDVTVHDTFEYWMDPAEEVTAEIRESLDEASSTIIETRKLSSVDSAYWCRMGAREYLRWSMPVSEDTVIDAVARLHARRASGFGGSKFLGAFRSSGIVIPVWELPKGSEAEDIEESVAAFWPLFSAELESTEPLDANERRARAGIVSRQVTLR
- a CDS encoding pyruvate dehydrogenase; protein product: MAKKARNQTVADLLVAQIIEAGAKRIYGIVGDSLNPVVDAVRRAAHDGADIAWVHVRHEEAAAFAAAAEAEVTGNLAVCAGSCGPGNLHLINGLYDANRSKVPVLAIASQIPTTQIGTQFFQETHPDRLFNECSVYSELISSHEQAPRVISSAIHHAYGAPGVAVLTLPGDVADHDAPPALVDVSTRPPRPRVVPDPESLRQLADAINSAKKVTFFAGVGVRGAHDDVIALADKIAAPVGHSLRGKEWIQYDNPFDVGMSGLLGYGACHDAMHEADLLVLLGTDFPYDQFLPEKVRTAQVDTNPTHLGRRTRLDVAVVADVGETVRALLPLVEKARSRKFLDSMVSKHERAMNGVVGAYSGRAAETMTPIHPELVADVLDQEASDDAVFTVDTGMCNVWAARYIRPNGKRRVIGSFLHGSMANAMPHAIGAAASQPGRQVIAMAGDGGLSMLLGELVTIKHYDLPVKIVLFDNATLGMVRLEMLVDGLPSFGTDSPSVDYAAVARAIGIPAVRVEDPKDLRSALREALDRPGPALVDVVTDPRALSIPPTITAGQVRGFAAALSKEVLGGGLGEVVSMARSNLRNVPRP
- a CDS encoding alpha-amylase family protein — protein: MRMTDTSDLWWKTAVVYCLDVETFMDWNDDGIGDLEGLAQRMDHLAELGITCLWLMPFYPTPDRDDGYDITDFYGVDPRLGHHGDLVEIIRTAHDRGMRVIVDLVVNHTSDKHPWFRSARASKTSPYRSFYIWRDEPPADPAPTVFPGEETGVWQLDEKTNQYYLHSFYKHQPDLNVENPRVREEIAKVMGFWLELGISGFRVDAVPFLIEPSVAAEQRGEEYGDPHDYLRSLRAFLGRRTGDGILLGEVNLPHAEQVEYFGGDDGNELTMQFDFVSMQALYLSLARSDARPLATALAGRPPVSRGSQWANFLRNHDEVTLDKLSEDERQEVFDAFAPDEQQRVFDRGITRRLPTMLDGDPRRIRMAYSLMFSMPGTPVLFYGEEIGMGENLDAGGRESVRTPMQWTSGKNGGFSTAAPSRLPAPVVDDGFSPEHVNVADQRNDPDSLLHFMRVLVRRYRDSTEIGWGDLTVLDQPESSVLAHCVTGAQGQMIAVHNFASHAVSVPITVPRLDSDGSSDTSDAVGARLVDLLESGETEVAADGTAELAVSGYGYRWLRVVRSGDKRLT
- a CDS encoding MFS transporter; this encodes MLDPAAASDAPTAQKPSRNPYAAILAIPGAKRFSGAGALARLPMSMVGISILLMLQGIHGSYTLGSRVSAVYIVAQAIFSPQLARLVDRHGQSRVMRPMVVVTTVSLVALVVCAVTRAPEVTLYVFAVLVGGTIGSVGSMVRARWSYLLDDKRKLHSAYSFEAAVDELCFVIGPMLATILATSVAPAAGLMVPILAVSIGGAWFLSSRATEPPPSPRVAGVHQRSVLLNAGMIAVIVVFVGMGTIFGSVDVATIAFAEEAGHEPLAGVLLGIFAAGSLVSGLAYGARQWLSPLWLRFVIGMILLAGSVSLFLFVTTLPVLAGVMFLAGFGIAPTLINGNNLVQILVPPAQLTEGLTWVGTALAAGVSLGMTVGGQRIDGGGAHAGFQVVMLAGALSALTTLVFLPVLRRRGQESRIVEAIDPIA
- a CDS encoding GNAT family N-acetyltransferase, with the protein product MSTSSSSDDRLTVTHDAQEHRFEVLTDDGNVAGYLAYDPVATTAHHGKDTIVMTHTVVQPEHEGQGIGSALARAALDDARTKKMVVIPECAFVREFVERHPEYQDLLP
- a CDS encoding glycosyltransferase family 2 protein produces the protein MSARRAKSVSSNLSGRAATRQRVAVIIPAKDESRRIAATVRAAKAIPRVDLVLVVDDGSEDNTQDVARDAGAVVVRHSHNRGKASAMETGAAVVAMRDAPGRPPRLLLFIDGDLAETAVNTAPLILPVFEGRADMSIALLPPQAGAGGRGIVVGAARRAISAMTGWTPTQPLSGMRCMTREAFEAATPLARGWGVETGLTIDLLRLGYVAVEVPCDLRHRPSGTDFRGQMHRASQYRDVVLAVNARRVRAVGKAVRESTSKPPRAPR
- a CDS encoding TIGR03885 family FMN-dependent LLM class oxidoreductase is translated as MAIYGFHASHEQVHPRQLLDAVKHAESAGFDAAMCSDHFAPWSERQGQSGFAWSWLGAALEATNLKLGVVNAPGQRYHPAIVAQAAATLSAMYPGRFWAALGSGENSNEHITGDAWPRKDVRNARLLECVDVMRDLFAGEEVTRDGLVTVDRARLWTRPETPPPLIGAAVSVETARWVAGWADGLATIAQPREKLQEMISAYRDADGRGDLILQVHVSYAPTDEEALAIAHDQWRTNVFSPPLCWDIDTPAAFDEAAKHVQPEHLHDSVLVSSDPDFFVDRIGELQSLGFDEVYLHHVGVEQTPFIDTFGTEVLPQLRASSASAAAPRARTEES
- the pgm gene encoding phosphoglucomutase (alpha-D-glucose-1,6-bisphosphate-dependent), producing the protein MDPRAGTLAQAQDLIDVDAVVGAYYDLVPDVDDPSQKVVFGTSGHRGSSLDHAFNEAHIIATTAAIVEYRRNHGTDGPLFIGRDTHALSLPAWQTAVEVLAAAGVQTYIDARDSFTPTPAVSQAILLHNGSATLEGVRTTGPGLADGIVVTPSHNPPRDGGFKYNPPHGGPADSDATSWIADRANEILRSGVGQVRRTPLEQAVAADTTHRHDFMVAYVDDLATVLDMDAIRSAGVRIGADPLGGASVEYWGAIGERYGLDLTVVNPQVDPRWAFMTLDWDAKIRMDCSSPYAMASLVETMKGDAPYDIATGNDADSDRHGIVTPDAGLMNPNHYLAVAISYLYGGARPDWSPEAGIGKTLVSSALIDRVATGLGRRLDEVPVGFKWFVPGLLDGSVGFGGEESAGASFLRKSGGVWTTDKDGLLLALLASEILATTGKSPSEHHAALVDSYGQSWYARVDAPATLEEKSTLAKLAPEQVTASTLAGEDITAKLTTAPGNGASIGGLKVTTKNAWFAARPSGTENVYKIYAESFVSEAHLAEVQDAARALVTEALSS